The DNA sequence TAGCGGGCATACCATAAAGCTTCTTCTCTCAATAAATTGGAGGGTCTTCAAGTTAAGGTCACTTTAAAATCCGGAGGATCCAATATGTGCTTTTTGACGGCACACTGATCCATTGCCCGAATGATGGCTTCTTTATATTTCTCAGGAAAACCTTCCGGCAGTTTAAGCTGAATCTCCATCTCAGGGTATCTCTTAGTCTCCCCGTCAAAACTGTATTTCATAAGCAGGGTCATGCCTTCGGTTTCGATATTTCTGGCTCTGCAGAACTTCATGGCAAAAAATCCTGCACAGGTTGCAACAGAGGCCGTAAACAGCGCAAAAGGTGAAGGTGCGGAGCCGTCGCCTCCCGACTCTTTCGACTGATCTGTTTCAATTGTGAACTCATTTATCTGCGCCTGGACTTTCAGATTCCCTGGAAAAGTTACCTTCATTTCCTCTGCCATTTTATCTCCTTCTTCGGTTTCATTAAATTCCTGATACGCTCATCAGTTCCGCCCAATGTGCCCGTATCTTTCCGTTCACTGACCGGCTGTTTAGCAGCAGCTTCCCGAAGGAAGATTTTTGCCCTTCAACCAGCGATTTATGATCAGTGAGGCACATCCCACTCCGGGATCTACTCTTATGGCATCAACAGGGCAGTTTACTGCGCATGCCCCGCACTCCATGCAGCCATTTTTATCCACCATCACCGCCTTACTCTCTTGCAGCTGGAAGACCCGATGCGGGCATACCGTTACACATGTTGAGCACCCCACACAGCGATCCTTATCCAAGGTCAGCGAAGCAACATTTTCAATATACCGTAAGCCTTTCATTATCTACCTCCACATCCGACATAGCTATTGTTGATGATCTGGTAAAAAGTCATCGAAGTTGCCGAAGGATTCTGCGATAAGCACCCGTACGGGCACAAACTCCGACTTCGAGAAAATTCCAATATAAAGATGCAGCATCTGAAATGACGATTCGGCAGTACCAGGTGGTATGGCCACTCGTGGTTTCAGGTCTGCAACTAAGTAAATCGAGCTTTTTGTCCATCTTTTTTAAATATTCACAAAAGGCGCAGCCAGCCACATCACTATTCCTGCCGCCAGTGCCAGTCCCTGCAGCGGCA is a window from the Desulfopila inferna genome containing:
- the hgcB gene encoding mercury methylation ferredoxin HgcB, which produces MKGLRYIENVASLTLDKDRCVGCSTCVTVCPHRVFQLQESKAVMVDKNGCMECGACAVNCPVDAIRVDPGVGCASLIINRWLKGKNLPSGSCC
- a CDS encoding OsmC family protein; this encodes MAEEMKVTFPGNLKVQAQINEFTIETDQSKESGGDGSAPSPFALFTASVATCAGFFAMKFCRARNIETEGMTLLMKYSFDGETKRYPEMEIQLKLPEGFPEKYKEAIIRAMDQCAVKKHILDPPDFKVTLT